Genomic DNA from Ensifer adhaerens:
GAACTGGGAGGTGAATTCGATGCCTAAATTGCAACGTCACGATTATTACGATGTCGCGCGCGACATGAACTGGGACTTCACCTATGTCTCGGACAGGGAAGTGTTTCCCGAAGAACTGTCCAAGAGCTTCGGCATCGAGAACACCAAGTGGTGGGGCTGGGATGAGCCTTACAAGCTGACCTACCGCGAATATGTCCACAACCAGGCCGGCAAGGACGCGGGCATCTATTCGATCCGCTCGACGATCGCCCGCTCCGACATGTATGACAAGCTGGACGAGGGCTGGAAGTCGGCGGTGAAAGCCCATTACGGCGCGATCCCGGTTCCGGAATATCTCGCCTCCATCGGCGAGGCCCGCATGGCCCGCTTCGGGCGCGCTGCGGCCTGGCGCAACATGGCGAGCTTCGGCACGCTGGACGAATGCCGCCACGGCCAGGCGCAGATCTATTTCCCCTATTGCCTGACCGACAAGGACCCGCAGATGGACTGGGCCCACAAGACGGTCCACACCAATGAATGGGCCGCCATTGCCGCGCGCAGCCTGTTCGACGACATGTTCACCGCCAATGACGCCGTCTCGACCGCCATCCAGCTGACCTTCACCTTCGAGACCGGCTTTACCAACCTGCAATTCCTCGGCATGTCAGCGGATGCGCTGCATGTCGGCGATATCGAATTCGGCGCGCTGATCTCCTCGATCCAGACCGACGAGGCGCGCCATTCGCAACAGGGCGAGCCGACGCTGAAGATCCTGATCGAAAACGGCAAGAAGGCCGAGGCGCAGAAACTGGTCGACCAGATGTTCTGGCGCTCCTGGCGCATCTTCGGTCTGCTCACCGGCTTCTCGATGGACTATTACACGCCGCTGGAACACCGGACCATGAGCTTCAAGGAGTTCATGACCGAGTGGATCTGCCGCCAGTTCGTCGATCAGTTCAAGGATCTCGGCATGGATCTTCCCTGGTATTGGGAAGAGCATTTCCTGCCGGAACTCGAATGGTATCACCATGCTCAGCATCTCGGCGTCTGGTTCTGGCGTCCGACCGTCTGGTGGAACCCGGATGCCGGCGTCTCCGCCGACGAGCGCGACTGGCTTGAGATGAAATATCCGGGCTGGAACGACCGCTTCGGCAAATATTGGGACGTCATCACCGAAAACGTCCGCGCCGGCCGGATCGAGAAGACCTATCCCGAAACCCTGCCGATGGTCTGCAATTGCTGCCAGCTGCCGGTCACCGGCCGCTCGGTCGGCAAGAAGCCCTTCATGCTCAATTACAAGGGCCGCCGGGTGACCTTCTGTTCGGAAGGCTGCGAATGGGTCTGGAAGAGCCAGCCGGAACGCTACGACACGCATCTCTCCGTTGTCGATCGTTTCCTGGCCGGCCATATCCAGCCGCCGAACCTCGAAGGTGCACTCAAATACATGAGCATCACGCCGGAGGTCGCCGGCAATGATGCCGACAATTATGCCTGGGCGCGGCAGATGCGCATGGCGGCTGAGTAAGCCAACGCTTGCGATTGCCCCGCCGCGGGAGGTGGCGGGGCGACACGCACATCATATTTCACGGGAGGAATTTCAAATGGCAATGGTCCCATTGCAGGCCGCCTTTCACGGCGATTTTCTGGTGCAGCTCATCCCCGTCGATGACGAAGACGACATGGCGACAGTCGCCGCCAAGATCGCCCATCACGCCGTCAACCTGCGCGTGGCCGAACGCAACCTGCCGATGGCCGTCTGGTTCAACGACAGGCAGTTGCCCGCGTCGATGAAGTTCTCGGAAAGCGGCATCGGTCCCATGGATTACGTTGAGGCCGGCTATGTCGAATGACGATCTGAACTGGGTGAAAGCCACGACGCTGGACGACCTCTGGGAAGGCGATTTCGTCGATGCGGAGGTCGACGGCGAACAGGTCATCATCATCCACATGCCGGGTGGGCGCATCCGCGCCTATCAGGGCATGTGTCCGCATCAGGAGATCCTGCTGGCGGACGGCAAGATCGATTTCGATGCCAGCACGATCACCTGTTCGGCCCACGAGTGGGAATTCAGCATGGAGACCGGCAAGGGCATCAATCCCTCCGGCTGCCGCCTGTTCCACTACGACGTCAAACTGGAGGGCGACGATGTTCTCATTGGCGTGCCGACAGACGGGCGGCTGCGCCGCCTGCGCCACGAAGCAGAAGAAGTTTAGGGGGAAACCATGACGCAAGAAGCCACGTTGAAACTCGTCGGTCCGATCATCCGGGGTGTAGACGACGATATCATCAACGCCGTGATCGACGCGGCGGAAGAGGATAATCCGGATCGCCAGATCTATGTCGAGGACCGCTCGGGCTATGTCCGGGTGCAGGCGGAAAAGGAATTCGTGCTCACCCAACGCACCATGGTCGAAAAACTCGGCCGGCCGTTCCGGCTGTCCGAACTGGAGCCCAGCCTTGTCTCCTTCGCCGGGCGTCTGACGACGCTGGACGACAAATGGGAATGGGCGCTGAAGGGCTGAGCGCCGCTTCGTTTCAAGGATTTTCTGCATGACGCCGCTGGAGGAAGCGCGAGCATGCAAACGGGAGGATAACACTATGGCAGTCGCAAAATCGCAAGGCCGGCAGCGCAAGCAGCCCTGGAGCCTCTGGACCGAACGGCGCGTGCCCTCGGAATACGAGGCCGTGACCTTCAAGTTCCACAACCACTTCCGCAATGAGCCCGCACCCTTCGAGCTCTCGGAAGACTGGAGCATCAACGTCTTCTACCGCACCAACCGTGAAAACTCCCCGCTCGTCGCCTCTGTCGACGACTGGGAAGGCTATCGCGACGTGCGCGCCTATACCTATCGCCGCTTCGTCGAGGAGCAAAAGGATCGCGAGGTCTATTGCGACAACCTGATCGACGAGTTCGAGGCGCGCGGCCATTACGAGAAGCTGAGCCCGGAATGGCTGGACTTCCTGCGCGACTTTTATCTGCCGGTCCGTTTCCCCGGCCATGCCGGCCAGATGAGCGCCGTCTATATCGGCCAAATGGCGCCCTCCGCTTTCGTCACCAACACCTTCTATTTCCAGATGGCGAACGAGATGCGTCGCGTCCAGCGCCAGGCCTATCTGGCGCAGGTTCTGGCCATGGATACCGGCCGGCCGGAACTCGCCGAGACCGAGCGCGCGCGGGCAACCTGGACTCGAGTGCCCGAATGGCAGGGGCTTCGCGAACTCGTTGAAAAGCAACTGATCGCCTATGACTTCACCGAAGCCTTCGCCTCGCGCCAGCTCGTGCTGAGACCGATCTTCGATCACCTGTTCAACACGGAACTCGCGCAGATCGCCGAGCGCAACGGCGATGGGTTGCTCTCCATGCTCCACGCCGATTTCCGCACCTATGACCAGAGCTATGCGGCGGAAAACACCAAGGGATTCGTCGCTTACGCAACGGCCAAGGCGGAGACGAACCGCAGCCTCCTGAAGGACACTGCCGCCGGCTGGCAAGCGCTTGGGGAGAAGGCCGCGAAGGGCATCGCGGAAGGCTTTGCCAAGGCAGCTGGCGCGGACTCGGCCGAGGACATCGCCCGCCGCACCATAGATGCGCAGCAGAAATTGCTGGCCGATTGTGGCCTCTGAGGATCAAGGGCCGGCGCGCTGCGCCGGCCCGTCATCTCATCTCGGATAGAGCCATGACATTTCATGTGACCATAGAGCCGGATGGCCGGCACTTCGATACGTTATCCGGCGAAACATTGCTGGAGGCGGCGCGGCGTAATGGTGTCGCGCTGCCGTACGAATGCGGCTGGGGCCATTGCGGAAGCTGCAAGGTGACGGTGGTCGAGGGCCAGACGGACCTCATGTTTCCCGCCGCTCCGGCTTTGACGCCGCGAGACCAGAAGCTCAACCGCACGGTTGCCTGTCAGGCGATGGCCTGCAGCGATCTCGTCATCAAGCTTTCTCCGGGCGAGCCGCAGCCGCCGGCCATTCCCGCCCGCAGGCAGGAGGCGGAGCTGATCGCCGTCGAAGAGCTTGCGCCGGAGATCCGCCGTTTCACCTTGCGTCCGGAAGGTGGGGCGGATTTCCTGCCAGGCCAATATGCGATCCTGCATCTCGGCGAGCGGCTGCGTCGGGCCTATTCCATGTGCAACCTTCCCGACGGGGAGACCTTGCAGGTCATCTCGAAGCGCTATCCCGGCGGGGCGGGCTCGAATGCGCTGGCGGAGCTTCGCCCCGGCGACCGGCTGGTGCTGGAAGCCCCATTCGGCACATGCACGCTGAAGCCGCGCCCCGGCCGCAAGATCTTCATCGCCGGCGGCACCGGCATCTCGCCGATCCTGTCGCTGGTGCGGCAGGCGGCGCGTGACAAGGTGGACTTTGCCGCGCCCGTCGATGTGGTCTATTGCGCGCGGCGGGCCGTCGATCTCGCTGCCGGCGACGAGCTGGAAGAGGCGGTCGCGCGCGTTCCAGGCTCTTTTTACATTCCCTGTGTCGAGGAGGAGACCAGCATGCCGGGCCATGCGATCGGCCGTGCCCTCGATGTGCTGGCCTCGCTCGCCTACGATCCAGCGGCGACCGAATTCTACGTCGCCGGCCCGCCGGTCATGGTCAATGCGGTGAAATCCTATCTGAAGGAGGCGGGCGTTGCGATCACCCGCATTCACTATGACAGCTTTGGCTAGACGCACGCCCGCCGATCTCCCCATCTGGATGCTGGCGCCCAGCCTGCGCCGGCTCGCGCACAGGACTGCGCCGCGGCCAAGGCTTTCGCCGAAATGGCCGTGTCTTCAGGAGGAGGCACAAGCCCCGCCCGAGATCATCGACGCCCTGGCCGACGCGATCGGCAAACTCCCCGGCGTCATTCCGGCTGACACGCCGCTCAACGCGGCCGGTCTCGGCTTCGGCCTTGAGGCGGATCTTGCGCGCGGTCAGCCGGAAGCCTTCGTCAGTGCTCCCTGCTGGGTCAATCTGCGGCCGGACGGCTCGATGCATCTGGGCCTAAGGCCCGAATGGGCACAGAAGGTTGTCAATCACGGTTGGGCGACGATCCATCCCTTTGCCCGTTATATGGCTGGCGCCGTGCCGCCGCAAAGCCTCGTCGTCTTCGCCCCGCAAAATCGCGCCGAACTCTCTGTCGCGCTCCGCATCGCACAGGCCGCGCACGGCTATGCTATGGGCCGTATCGGCGAAGTCGTCCTGCCGGATACGCGGTGGTAAGCGATGGAGACGGACGCCTGCCTTGCGAGCGCCACCATGGAAACCGATCAGACCGCACCCGCGCGGACCTTCACGATCCAGCTCGAGCGTCCCGATGGATCATGGACCTTTGAGGCTCCATCGGACGAATATCTTCTCTACGCCCTGATCGATCACGGCATAGAGAGCCCTTTCATCTGCGAACAGGGCTGGTGTCTTGCCTGCGCCGCCAAACTCGTCTCGGGCGTTGTCGATGACTGCGATGCCCTGACCCGCTATCCGGAAGACAGGGAGGGAGGCTTCCTGCTTCTCTGCTCCGCCCTCCCGCGGAGCGACCTCGTTCTTGTCCAGGACATTCGCGAAACTCGTCGCGAGATGACCCAGCATCGCATCGGCCTCAACCAGCTCGCCCGCGCGTATCCGCCAGGTCAACGCGCGGGGTTCAGAAGAGGCCGACGAAAGCCACCCGCCGAAGCCTGATTTCCGCGCCTATGCGTCATGTGACGGGGAAGACGACATTGGTTTCCTGCTTCGCTTGGGATGCAGGAGCTAAGCTATGGCGCGCAGACCCTTTTGATCCCGATGATAGAAAGCAGGGACGCTGCTGAAACCATGGTTCGCGCCATCCACTATCCGCCCCACGGCGTGCGTGGTGTGGGTGCCGCCCTGGAGCGCGCCTCTCGCTTCAACCGCATCCCTGACTATCTGCAGACAGCCAACGACGAAATTTGTCTCCTGCTGCAAATCGAAAGCAGGCCAGGCTTGGCCGCGCTGGATGACATTGCATCGGTCGAGGGCGTCGACGGTGTCTTCATCGGGCCGGCCGACCTCGCTGCCGACATGGGCTATCTCGGAAAACCCGGTGCTCCGGAAGTTCAGGCCGCAGTGGAAAAGGCCATCGCGCGTATCCTCTCGCACGGGAACGCCGCAGGAATCCCGACGGCGGACCTCACACTGGCCGGCCGCTATGTCGATCTGGGTGCGACATTCGTGGCCATTGGCAATGACCTGACCTTGTTCGCCAATGCGACGACGAAGCTGCTCAACGACTTTAACGCCCGCTCCCGGCAATCCAATCCGCTCCGGCAGGAAATGTCTACTGACACGCAAGCCGTTGGCCTGCCCTTGCGGAGCGGGGCGAGCCGGCACATCCGTGTGCCATAGACACGGGCGAGACGGCTCCAAGATTGTGCGCTTTCGAGTGACCGTCATGCAGGCGTCGAAAAGGCATTTGCCGAGCGCTTCCCCGGCATGTCTGCCCGCGTTCTCACCGACCTCAGCAAGTATCATGACGCCCGCATCGACCTGCAGCTGCAGAAAGTTCGTCTCGAAGCCGATGTCGCGATCCTCCAGACCCTTCACGACTTCGACCGTTGGAAGGAAGAAGGACAGCTTCTCGCCTACAAGTCGGTCGACTGGGATGCCGTGCTGCCACAGCACGCGGACCACCCGCCGCTTCGAGCCGATAGAGGCTGGGCGGTTGTTGCATGCCCGAGCGGTCGTTATCCTGCGCGAAGCCAAGAATGCCTTTGACGAGGTGTCCAAAGTGACGGCCACCCCGAACGGGATCCTGAGGATCGCCGCGCCGAACGACTTCGGCACTTTGACGATTGCCGGATTTTCTGGCCGCCGAGCGGCTGGAAAGCGGCGCGCTCGTCGAGGCCCTGCCCGACTGGTCCCGCCCGTCGGGCGGCATATACGCGGTTTCTCCGGCAGCCTGGTTTCGCCCGGCAAATGTCACCGCCTTCGTCGCCATGCCGGCAGCCGAGATGAGGCTCATGTAGAGCCGCGCCCCGGCCAGCCATCAATGTGAAAGACGACTTGTGACGTCGACCTACTCGTCGACAATCGTATTTCGAAGCACACCCAGCCGATCGATCTCCACTTCGACAACATCACCCGGCTTCATCCACAGAGGAGGCGTGCGCTTCGCGCCCACGCCGCCCGGTGTTCCGCTGACGATGACATCGCCCGCTTCGAGGCGGGTGAAGCTGGAGCAGTATTCGATCTGATGCGCGATATCGAAAATCATCTGGCCGAATGTCGCATCCTGGACGATCTGACCGTTGAGGCGGGTCTGCAGGCGCAGGTCCGGCAAGGGTCCAAGTTCGTCCGCTGTCATCATCCAGGGGCCGAAGGCGCCTGTATCGGGGAAATTCTTGCCCGGTGTGAACTGATGCGTGTGGTACTGGAAGTCACGGATGCTGCCATCATTGTAGCATGCATAGCCGGCGACATGCTCCATCGCCGCATCGCGCGAGATGTAACGTCCCGGCTTGCCGATGATGACAGCCAGTTCGCCCTCGTAGTCGAGATGAGTCGATACTTTCGGACGCACGATGGGGGCAAGATGACCGATCTGGCTATTTGCGTAGCGCCCGAAAATGGTGGGATGCTGGACCTCCGAGCGGCCGGTCTCCTTGCGGTGCATTTCGTAGTTCAGGCCGACGCAGATGATCTTGTCCGGGTTCGGAATGACGGGCAGCCATTCGACCTCGGCGATCGGTGTTTTTGTAGCCGAGGCCACCGCCTCCGCAACGCCTGCCAGCCCTTCCGTCACCGCAGCCTTCAGATCGACATGGCGAGACGCCAGCACGGCCCCGACATCATGAAAGTCATCCCCCTGGATGACGCCCCATGTGGTGCGGCCCGCGAGCTTGACGGTGGAAAGTCTCATGTCATTCTCCTTTATCGAATGAGTGCGGAGACGCGTTCACGCATTCCGCAACTGGTCTGGAAGGTGCGTCAGCCTGCTGAAGCGCTCGATGGTGCGATCGGGGAAGATCATCGCGAAGGCGAACACAGCGCCGACGATCAGGATGCCGGCCGTGAACAGCATGGCATTCGCGTAGCCTGTCGCCGCATGGTCGGGTCCGGCCGCTTGGACGATGGAACCGGTCAAGGCATTGGAAAACAGCGCGGACGCGGCATTG
This window encodes:
- a CDS encoding toluene monooxygenase system protein A; translated protein: MPKLQRHDYYDVARDMNWDFTYVSDREVFPEELSKSFGIENTKWWGWDEPYKLTYREYVHNQAGKDAGIYSIRSTIARSDMYDKLDEGWKSAVKAHYGAIPVPEYLASIGEARMARFGRAAAWRNMASFGTLDECRHGQAQIYFPYCLTDKDPQMDWAHKTVHTNEWAAIAARSLFDDMFTANDAVSTAIQLTFTFETGFTNLQFLGMSADALHVGDIEFGALISSIQTDEARHSQQGEPTLKILIENGKKAEAQKLVDQMFWRSWRIFGLLTGFSMDYYTPLEHRTMSFKEFMTEWICRQFVDQFKDLGMDLPWYWEEHFLPELEWYHHAQHLGVWFWRPTVWWNPDAGVSADERDWLEMKYPGWNDRFGKYWDVITENVRAGRIEKTYPETLPMVCNCCQLPVTGRSVGKKPFMLNYKGRRVTFCSEGCEWVWKSQPERYDTHLSVVDRFLAGHIQPPNLEGALKYMSITPEVAGNDADNYAWARQMRMAAE
- a CDS encoding toluene monooxygenase system protein B — encoded protein: MAMVPLQAAFHGDFLVQLIPVDDEDDMATVAAKIAHHAVNLRVAERNLPMAVWFNDRQLPASMKFSESGIGPMDYVEAGYVE
- a CDS encoding toluene monooxygenase system ferredoxin subunit, producing MSNDDLNWVKATTLDDLWEGDFVDAEVDGEQVIIIHMPGGRIRAYQGMCPHQEILLADGKIDFDASTITCSAHEWEFSMETGKGINPSGCRLFHYDVKLEGDDVLIGVPTDGRLRRLRHEAEEV
- a CDS encoding toluene monooxygenase system protein D; protein product: MTQEATLKLVGPIIRGVDDDIINAVIDAAEEDNPDRQIYVEDRSGYVRVQAEKEFVLTQRTMVEKLGRPFRLSELEPSLVSFAGRLTTLDDKWEWALKG
- a CDS encoding toluene monooxygenase system protein E, with amino-acid sequence MAVAKSQGRQRKQPWSLWTERRVPSEYEAVTFKFHNHFRNEPAPFELSEDWSINVFYRTNRENSPLVASVDDWEGYRDVRAYTYRRFVEEQKDREVYCDNLIDEFEARGHYEKLSPEWLDFLRDFYLPVRFPGHAGQMSAVYIGQMAPSAFVTNTFYFQMANEMRRVQRQAYLAQVLAMDTGRPELAETERARATWTRVPEWQGLRELVEKQLIAYDFTEAFASRQLVLRPIFDHLFNTELAQIAERNGDGLLSMLHADFRTYDQSYAAENTKGFVAYATAKAETNRSLLKDTAAGWQALGEKAAKGIAEGFAKAAGADSAEDIARRTIDAQQKLLADCGL
- a CDS encoding toluene monooxygenase electron transfer component; translated protein: MTFHVTIEPDGRHFDTLSGETLLEAARRNGVALPYECGWGHCGSCKVTVVEGQTDLMFPAAPALTPRDQKLNRTVACQAMACSDLVIKLSPGEPQPPAIPARRQEAELIAVEELAPEIRRFTLRPEGGADFLPGQYAILHLGERLRRAYSMCNLPDGETLQVISKRYPGGAGSNALAELRPGDRLVLEAPFGTCTLKPRPGRKIFIAGGTGISPILSLVRQAARDKVDFAAPVDVVYCARRAVDLAAGDELEEAVARVPGSFYIPCVEEETSMPGHAIGRALDVLASLAYDPAATEFYVAGPPVMVNAVKSYLKEAGVAITRIHYDSFG
- a CDS encoding ferredoxin, yielding METDACLASATMETDQTAPARTFTIQLERPDGSWTFEAPSDEYLLYALIDHGIESPFICEQGWCLACAAKLVSGVVDDCDALTRYPEDREGGFLLLCSALPRSDLVLVQDIRETRREMTQHRIGLNQLARAYPPGQRAGFRRGRRKPPAEA
- a CDS encoding HpcH/HpaI aldolase/citrate lyase family protein, with the translated sequence MQELSYGAQTLLIPMIESRDAAETMVRAIHYPPHGVRGVGAALERASRFNRIPDYLQTANDEICLLLQIESRPGLAALDDIASVEGVDGVFIGPADLAADMGYLGKPGAPEVQAAVEKAIARILSHGNAAGIPTADLTLAGRYVDLGATFVAIGNDLTLFANATTKLLNDFNARSRQSNPLRQEMSTDTQAVGLPLRSGASRHIRVP
- a CDS encoding 2-keto-4-pentenoate hydratase/2-oxohepta-3-ene-1,7-dioic acid hydratase (catechol pathway), coding for MRLSTVKLAGRTTWGVIQGDDFHDVGAVLASRHVDLKAAVTEGLAGVAEAVASATKTPIAEVEWLPVIPNPDKIICVGLNYEMHRKETGRSEVQHPTIFGRYANSQIGHLAPIVRPKVSTHLDYEGELAVIIGKPGRYISRDAAMEHVAGYACYNDGSIRDFQYHTHQFTPGKNFPDTGAFGPWMMTADELGPLPDLRLQTRLNGQIVQDATFGQMIFDIAHQIEYCSSFTRLEAGDVIVSGTPGGVGAKRTPPLWMKPGDVVEVEIDRLGVLRNTIVDE